The following coding sequences lie in one Pontibacter sp. G13 genomic window:
- a CDS encoding DUF1080 domain-containing protein — translation MKINYLFRLLCLMLLPVCSQAQDAPWQSLFNGENLKGWKQLNGEAPYRVEDGMIIGTTVKNTPNSFLCTKDTYSDFILEYDVWVDPAINSGVQIRSNSIKSYRKGRVHGYQVELDPSSRAWSGGIFDEARRGWLYPLSRNQKGSAAFRPGAWNHVRVEAIGNSINTWMNGIQCARLVDDMTSEGFIGLQVHAIGGDAKNNREIKWKNLRIMTEDLEAHRTTASPDVPEISYLKNELTETEVRNGWRLLWDGETSNGWRGAKRDDFPPNGWTMEDGVLTILATDGEESTGPGDIVTEDQFSNFELVLEFQITEGANSGIKYFVDPSLNKGSGSAIGCEFQILDDKNHPDAKKGTNGNRTVGSLYDLMTAESIEYPERKKPFKGIGSWNHARIVSKDGKVEHWLNNEKVIEYDRHSQIFRALVAYSKYKNWENFGQWPEGHILLQDHGDTVHFRSIKIREMR, via the coding sequence ATGAAAATCAACTACTTGTTCAGGTTGCTATGCCTGATGCTACTACCTGTGTGTTCGCAAGCCCAAGATGCACCTTGGCAGTCTCTCTTCAACGGAGAAAACCTCAAAGGCTGGAAGCAGCTCAATGGCGAGGCTCCCTACCGTGTGGAGGATGGAATGATCATTGGCACGACTGTCAAAAACACTCCTAATTCATTCCTGTGCACCAAGGATACCTATTCGGACTTCATCCTCGAATATGACGTCTGGGTAGATCCTGCCATCAATTCTGGTGTTCAGATTCGCTCCAACAGCATCAAGTCCTATCGCAAGGGTCGTGTACACGGCTATCAGGTAGAACTCGATCCCAGCTCACGTGCATGGAGTGGAGGGATTTTCGATGAGGCCCGTCGAGGCTGGTTGTATCCCTTGAGCCGAAACCAGAAAGGCTCTGCCGCATTCCGCCCTGGAGCTTGGAATCATGTCAGGGTCGAAGCAATCGGAAATTCGATCAATACTTGGATGAATGGTATCCAATGCGCTCGTTTGGTGGATGACATGACTTCCGAGGGATTCATTGGCCTACAGGTTCATGCGATTGGTGGAGACGCTAAAAACAACCGCGAAATCAAATGGAAGAATCTTCGGATCATGACCGAGGATCTTGAAGCACACCGGACTACGGCAAGTCCCGATGTCCCCGAAATCAGCTACCTGAAAAACGAGTTGACCGAAACCGAGGTCCGCAATGGCTGGAGGTTGCTTTGGGATGGCGAGACTTCCAATGGCTGGAGAGGCGCAAAACGGGATGATTTCCCTCCCAATGGATGGACGATGGAAGATGGAGTCCTGACCATTCTGGCGACAGATGGAGAAGAATCTACAGGCCCCGGAGATATCGTGACCGAGGATCAGTTTTCGAACTTCGAGTTGGTGTTGGAATTCCAGATCACGGAGGGTGCCAATAGTGGAATCAAGTATTTCGTGGACCCATCCCTGAATAAAGGCTCTGGCTCAGCGATTGGCTGCGAATTTCAGATTCTGGATGACAAGAACCATCCAGATGCCAAAAAGGGAACCAATGGCAATCGGACGGTGGGATCTCTGTACGATTTGATGACGGCGGAGAGCATCGAATACCCAGAGCGCAAAAAGCCTTTCAAGGGGATCGGTTCTTGGAACCATGCCCGCATCGTCTCTAAGGATGGCAAGGTGGAGCATTGGCTCAACAATGAGAAAGTCATCGAGTACGACCGTCATTCGCAGATCTTCAGAGCGTTGGTGGCCTACTCCAAATACA